Proteins from a single region of Chengkuizengella sediminis:
- a CDS encoding IS110 family transposase: MDPVIGLDVAKGESQVQAFLEKKNPYKKSFKFKHDRMGLHDFYLFYQEVEQISGQSPSVIFESTGHYHEPVLQFLEDHGVTYYLVNPVISYEAKKVSLRKVKTDAIDAYHLCELYYKEDLEAFQKKNIQTLNLRNLCRQHDSLTGTYVQTKLQFHTILDQVFPEYKGVFGDLFSKVSLHTLLAFPTPGEVEELNLSEIAHEIHQLCKRRSKSWSMKKAEKLKSAARNNPYKQTLYYSHLISVKMYIEMLLQYQKHLSQLETEIDAMAQAFEAYPIIRSIPGIGGKIAATIISEIGEIDRFNNPKKLVAFAGIDPSVHESGQFKARINRITKRGSTRLRQVLYIAVQCGLINTRNPRLKEFYDRKREEGKPHKVAVIACANKLIHWIYALLKRKETFVI; encoded by the coding sequence ATGGATCCAGTCATTGGTCTGGATGTTGCAAAAGGAGAAAGCCAAGTTCAAGCCTTCTTAGAAAAGAAAAATCCTTACAAAAAGAGCTTTAAGTTTAAACACGATCGAATGGGCTTACATGATTTTTATTTATTTTATCAGGAGGTAGAGCAAATAAGTGGACAATCTCCGAGTGTTATTTTTGAATCAACAGGACACTATCACGAGCCAGTCTTGCAGTTTTTAGAGGACCATGGTGTAACCTATTATTTGGTCAATCCTGTCATCTCATATGAAGCCAAAAAAGTGAGTCTACGAAAAGTCAAAACAGATGCAATAGATGCTTATCACCTCTGTGAGCTGTATTACAAAGAAGACCTAGAAGCATTTCAAAAGAAAAATATTCAAACGCTAAATCTTCGTAATCTCTGTAGACAACATGATTCTCTGACGGGAACCTACGTACAAACCAAGTTGCAATTTCATACTATTTTAGATCAAGTCTTTCCCGAATATAAGGGCGTATTTGGAGACTTATTTTCAAAGGTTTCCTTACATACCCTACTCGCTTTTCCAACACCTGGAGAGGTTGAAGAACTGAACCTTAGTGAAATTGCACATGAAATTCACCAATTATGTAAGCGTCGTTCGAAGTCCTGGTCCATGAAGAAGGCAGAGAAACTGAAATCTGCCGCAAGAAATAATCCATATAAACAAACGCTATACTACAGTCATCTTATTAGTGTAAAGATGTATATTGAAATGCTTCTACAATACCAAAAACACCTATCCCAATTAGAGACGGAAATAGATGCCATGGCTCAAGCGTTTGAAGCCTATCCTATTATTCGATCAATCCCTGGTATTGGAGGCAAGATTGCAGCCACAATCATCTCCGAGATCGGTGAAATTGACCGATTTAATAACCCTAAGAAACTCGTAGCCTTTGCTGGCATTGATCCTAGTGTCCATGAATCAGGCCAATTCAAAGCCAGAATTAATCGTATAACGAAAAGAGGATCTACTAGACTCAGACAGGTTTTATATATTGCTGTACAATGTGGCTTGATAAACACTCGGAATCCTAGACTAAAAGAATTCTATGATAGAAAACGAGAAGAAGGTAAGCCACATAAAGTCGCAGTCATTGCTTGTGCGAATAAGCTCATTCACTGGATTTATGCTTTACTAAAACGAAAAGAAACATTTGTAATATGA